The Spiroplasma endosymbiont of Crioceris asparagi genome contains the following window.
TAGAGATTCAAGAGTTGTTTAAATAATGTTAACTTTTGTTAAATTATCAAAATTACTATTATTTCTAATTTCTTTATAACCAGCATATAAAACATATGGGTTATATCTTTTTTTCTTTAGAGAATTATAGATGTTTAAATTGCTTCTATAATCATTACTAATTAAAAGAATTTTCATTCTAGGTTTTAAATGTTTATAATATTTTCTAAAAAAATCTAGTGCAGGAATATTAACAGTACCTTGAAGATGATGTTCATAATAGGCAGCTTGATTTCTTAGATCAATTACAATCCAGCTATTTGATTTTAAAATATCTTTTAAGTTTTTTAATTTTTTATGTTTGTATTTTGTTTTTCAACCATAATCTTTTAAAAAGTATGAAAATATTTTTATCATTTTTTCAATAAATTGCATATAAAAGACCACCAACGAATATAATATATTATAATTTTATAGTATCATATCATTGTGGAGGAATAAAAAAGTGTTTGAGTTATTACTAGTAGCAGCTTCAGATAAAAAAACAGTTAATGTTGTGGTATTTGCATTAGAAGTTTTTTGTTTAATAATTTCTATTATTATAATTGGAATCGGAATGATTCAAAATAAAAAATCACAAACTGGTCTAAGCGCACTTAATGGTG
Protein-coding sequences here:
- a CDS encoding rhodanese-like domain-containing protein, translating into MQFIEKMIKIFSYFLKDYGWKTKYKHKKLKNLKDILKSNSWIVIDLRNQAAYYEHHLQGTVNIPALDFFRKYYKHLKPRMKILLISNDYRSNLNIYNSLKKKRYNPYVLYAGYKEIRNNSNFDNLTKVNII
- the secG gene encoding preprotein translocase subunit SecG → MLLVAASDKKTVNVVVFALEVFCLIISIIIIGIGMIQNKKSQTGLSALNGGNDELFSNSKERGLDKTLSTWMMVIGIVLAVIAITSAILTNIYLK